From the Polaribacter tangerinus genome, the window TATAGAAAAAAAACTTGGTAATAAAGCCAGTAACTTTTCGGTAGAAACTTTATCTCAGGCTTTAGAACTTACGTCTCAGGGAGCAACAAGCAAAGACGAGCAAAAAATTTTACAAGGAATAGTAAATTTTGGGAACACAGAAACGGTGCAAATAATGAAACCAAGAATAGATATTTTTGCACTTTCCGACGACGAGTCTTACGAAACAGTTCTTCAAAAAATACTTGATAACGGATACTCCAGAAATCCAGTGTATAAAGAAAATATAGACCAAATTGTAGGAGTTTTGTATGCCAAAGATTTATTAGCACATTTAAATAAAACTAATTTTAAATGGCAAAACTTATTGCGCGAACCCTTTTTTGTTCCAGAAAATAAAAAATTAGACGATTTACTTAGCGATTTTAGAGCCAAAAAAAATCATTTAGCGATTGTTGTAGACGAGTACGGAGGAACAAGTGGTTTGGTTACTTTAGAAGATGTAATCGAAGAAATTGTAGGAGATATTAATGATGAGTTTGATGATGATGATGTTTCATATTCAAAAATTGATAGTAATAATTATATTTTTGAAGGCAAAACAACAATTAAAGATTTTTGTAAGGTTTTAGATGATGAAGACGAAGATATTTTTGAGGATGAAAAAGGAGAAAGTGAAACATTAGCAGGTTTTATTTTAGAGATATCTGGTAAATTTCCCAAAAAAGCTGATAAAATAAACTTTAAAAACTATACGTTTACAATTCAAGCGTTGGATAAAAAAAGAATTAAACAAATTAAAGTTACTAAAAATGCGTAGGTTGTTGTTTTTAATAAGTTTCTCTCTTTTTATTGGGTGTAAAGAAGATACGCTGCCAAAACCAAAGGCATTTTTAGGTTTGTCTTATCCAGAAAAACACTACAAAGAATTACCATTGCAAAGGCCTTACACGTTTAAAATTTTAAATAATACCACTGTTGTAGATGCTCCAGATAATTGGGTAACTATTAAATATCCTAAATTAAAAGCAACATTAGATATTACTTACAGACCTGTAAATAACAATTTAACAGAACTACTAACAGAGGCCGAAAAGTTAGTTTTTAAACATACCTTAAAAGCAGCTCAAATAATACCCAAAGACTTTATAAATGAACAAAAAAATGTTTTTGGAAGCTTATATGAAATCACTGGAAACGCTGCCTCTCACTTACAGTTTCATGTAACTGATAGTACAAAACACTTTTTAAAAGGAGCATTATATTTTTACGCAAAACCAAATTACGATTCTATTTTGCCTGCAGTAAGTTATATTAAAGAAGACGTGTTACACCTTATAGAATCTCTAGAGTGGAAAGATATACAGCCTTAAAAAAGCTTCTTTGGAAACTAAATTATCTCCATTTTTTCTAGTAAGAAAGAAGCATTCATATTTTTACAAATTCCGTCTTTTAAAATATAGTCAAAGTGGAGTTCATTATTGTTAATTTCGGCATCAAAATAGTAGTTTTTTATAGTAGAAAAATCTTTTTCTAAATCGCATAAACTTACATCATGTGTAGCAATAATTCCAGTCGATTTAGATGTGTTGAGTTTTTCTACAAATTTTTTAGAGCCAATTGCTTTGTCTTTACTATTGGTTCCTTTTAATATTTCATCTAAAATTATAAAGAAGTCTTCATTTTTAATAGTATTTACAATAAATTTTAATCGTTTTAACTCAGAATAAAAGTAAGAAGTATCTTCAGACAAAGAGTCTGAAGTTCTCATGCTTGTTATCAGTTTTGTTGGGTGGTAGTAAAAGCTTTTTGCGCAAACGGGTAACCCACAATTTGCCATTACAATTGCCAACGAAACAGTTCTTAAAAAAGTACTTTTTCCAGCCATATTTGCTCCGGTAATTATAAAAAAGTGCCCTTTTTGAATGGTAAAATTATTATCAATTCTTTTTGAATTATTTAATAATGGATGCCCCAATTTTTCTGCAGAAACACTATTTTTTTCTGAACTAATTATTGGAAAAGTATAAGATGGTTTGTTAAAATAAAGATTGGCTAAGGAATTTTGAGCATCAAAAAAAGCAACTACTTCAAACCATTCTTTTACGGTATTTTTATGACTTAAAAGCCATTTTTCTACTTTATGAGAATGGTAAATATCGGTGAGAAATAATCCGTTTCCTGTTATTGCAATAATAATATTATTACGCTGATCGAAATTGTCTAAAATTCTCGAAAATTTTTTAAAAATAGCTGATGCTTTTTGTGTATTTGAATTAATAGTTTGCTGTTTTTCTTTTAAAATTTTAGACCTAAAAAAAGCGGTTTCAATTTCGTGTAATAAAGGGTGATATTGTTTAAATGTAGCTTTTGCCAAATTTGTTTCAGTATAAATGGTATTGGTTTTTTTAACAAACTTTGCCGTTGTAAAAAGGCCTAAAAAAAACCAAATGACTAGCCAGTTAAATGCCATTAGTTTTAAAGAAACACTTACTATTAAAATAATAGAAATAGTAGAAAATAATAGTTGAATTTTAGAGATGTATTTGGGCAATGTAAGCGTGTAGTTCTGTATCCAGTCTGAAATATTATAATCATCTGTTGCTCCTTTTTCGATTCCAGCCAACGCTGCAAAATGTTGCCTAAAAGCTACTTTTTTAGATAGTTCTTTTACAACCTCTTGTTTTTCTATAATTAGTTCGGTTGTATTTTCTGTTATTATATTTGCTAGTACTTGTTTTCCTTTAATTGTTGATGTTCTATTGATGTATTGAAAAAATGAACCTTTGCCAAACAAATCAATATCGTTACTATAAAAATGAAGTGAATCTGAAAACTCTTTTCCAGTTGGTAACTGATAAAAATTTCCATTTAAAACCTCAATTTCAAGCTTATTTATCCGTAACTTTTCTATGGTAATTTTATGTAACCTTTTTACCTTTAACTGTTTAATAACTATAAAAATAAAAAATAAGATACCTAAAAAGGCGCAAATTATAATAGTTGGAAATTCCCCAAAATAATAATACACACTAAAGCAGGTAACCAAAAAAATAAAAAATCTTAAAATACTGAAAAAGACAGATGTTCTTTGATGTTTGTCTGCCTCTTTTTCTAATACATTTATTTGATTTTTATAAAATTCTAATGGTGTTTTCATAGATTTATTTATAATTTAGAATTCCTCCTTTTAGGCTAAAAACCCTTAAAGAAGGATGCTCTTTCTTTAAAAGTTCAGTTGCCTTATAACTATTTATACCTTTTTGACAAACCATTACATAGGTTTTAGAAAAATTGATGTTTATTTTAGAGGCTTCAAAACTTTCTATTGAAATTGTTTGTTGAACTTTAAAGGGAAGTTTCAGGTTTCTTAAAACGGCAATTATTTCTAAATTACCATCTTTAAAGGACAATTTTTCTTTTAGTTGATCTGCACTTATCAGTAAGTTTTTATCTTGAATTTTACAGGTTGATATAGTATAGTTTTCGTTCTCAAAAATTTTTGCAATACGATGTTTAGAAAAAATCGATTTTATGCTCATTTTTAACTGCGAGTTTTGCAAAGTATTGTATATCAAAATTTGATTTGTTAGTAACTTACCAATTCCTGTAACCAACTTTAATACCTCATTTACTTGCTGTAAGGCAATAATACCAACAATGGTATTTAATGTTCCTGCTTCCTCGCAATTCGGTATATCTGTTGCAATTTCTGGAAAAGCATCTCTTAAATTAGCAGAGTAATTACCATTTTTTTCAGCAATATTAAAAGTAGCTACATAACCATCAAACTTATATAAAGAACCATATACAAGAGGTTTACCAAGTAAAACACAGGCATCATTTAGTAAATATTTTGTAGGAAGTGAATCTGTACCATCTACAACAATCGATGCTTTTTTAAGAATTGTTAGTACATTATCTTTATGAATCGCTTTGTTAGTGGTGGTTATTTTTGTGTAAGGGGCTCTTTTTTTTATTGCTTTAGCCAATACATTTACCTTGTATTTACCAACATCTTTTAAGGTATAAAAAACTTGTCTGTGTAGGTTAGAGGTAGTTACAATGTCAAAATCAATTAAATGAATTTTTCCAATTCCGCTAGTTGCCAAATGTACTGCAATTGCCCCACCTAAACCACCGCAACCTACTACTAATATCTCTGAATTTTGAAGTTTTTCTTGACCAGCTTCTCCAATTTCAGAGAGTGTAATTTGCCTATTAAAAAGTACTTTTTTAGTTGGTTTCATTGCTTAATTAGCGAGGTGTTTTTACAAACTTATTTTGTTGTTTTAAGTTGTTCTTTTTTTTGTAGATATAAGTTAGCAATCGTCGGGTTATTTAAACAGGATGTTAGTTGAATTAGTTCGTCACCTTTTTTTACAGTTCCTGGTTTAATTACCTTAAAATACACTCCACAAAAAGTAGTATTCCAGAATTGTTTTACAATTTTCATATCGTTAAAACGAGCGCCTAATTTATAACAAGGATCTCTTTGAATGGTTGCTTCTATAATGGCTTCTCCAACTTTAAAGGTATCTCCCGAATGAATAGTTGTTTCTTCGAGGTTTGAAATGGTTAAGTTTTCGCCAAACATTCCGTAGTTAAATTCTGTAGATGGATATTTCTCTTTCCAAAATTTGTAATGTTCTAAAGAATATGCATATACGGCTTGTAATATACCGCCGTGATATTTTTTATCTGAAATTTCATCATTGTTTACGCCTTCTTTATTTAAAAAAATAGGTGTATTAACTGGGTATTTATAAATACCTGTGGTAAACTTTTTTCCTTTCCAGTTTACTTCTTTTCGTTCGCCAATATTCGTTGAAACTACCTTCATAATTTTTGTTGGGAAAACTTATTTTTTAAATTTTTCTATGGCTTTTTTTGTAAATGCAGAGAGTACTAGTTTACCAGAAATTTCTGCTCTTTCGCTAAGTAGTTCATTCCAGTTTTCTGTACCATACCACAATACATTTTTCATTTCTGAAAGCGCCTCTTTATTGTAAGAAGCCAATTTTTCGGCAAATAATATAACTTCTTCATCTAATGCTTTTTTTGTTTCAAAAACTCTAGAATAAAGTCCTTTTTCTTTAGCCCAATATGCATTTTGCCATTGAGTAGCATCTAAAGTTAATGTTGCAGTTGCTGCCACACCAATTTTTCTTGTAACGATAGGTTCTATAACAAAAGGACCAATTCCAATGGTAAGTTCAGAGAGTTTTATGGAAGCGTTTTCAGTAGCCATGGCATAATCACAAGCAGCTATTAAGCCAACACCACCGCCAACTGCCTTACCCTGTACACTACCAATTATTAGCTTACCACAGGTTCTCATAGCATTTATTACATTGGCAAAGCCGTTAAAAAATAGTTTGCCTTCATCTTTATTTGTAATGGCAATTAGTTCGTCAAAAGAAGCTCCAGCACAAAAGGTTTTTTTACCTTCTGATTTTAAAATAATGACAGCTACATCAGGATTTTTACCCACTGTTATTAGCTCCTTTTGGAGTCTTTCTAGTAATTTAATAGGAAAAGAGTTACTTGCCGGATGACCAAATTCTATAGTTGCTATTTTTGCATGAATATGAGTATATAAGCTTCCGTTTTGTCTTGTAGTAGTCATAAATTTATTTTAAAGTTTTCGAGTATTTAATTCTTGGGTTGAAGCTAGAGGTATAAATTTAGTTCTAAATTTAATAATTAATGGCAATCCTCTGGCAATTATCCAAAAAGTAAAAGCAATCCAAATAGCTATTAGTTTGTAGTTAAGATAATCAAAAATTA encodes:
- the gldE gene encoding gliding motility-associated protein GldE encodes the protein MDPDPEHIFLIASSLDLVSIVNILLLIALLISSALVSGAEVAFFSLSQTDLNELSNNGKQENSVVTLLERPRKLLATILITNNFINILIVLLFASLADMLFGNFDTEIDAYFVTVNIRFFIEIILVTFLILLFGEVLPKVYASRNALKFSRKMSKFIQGINVVLTPFSMPLISLTKFIEKKLGNKASNFSVETLSQALELTSQGATSKDEQKILQGIVNFGNTETVQIMKPRIDIFALSDDESYETVLQKILDNGYSRNPVYKENIDQIVGVLYAKDLLAHLNKTNFKWQNLLREPFFVPENKKLDDLLSDFRAKKNHLAIVVDEYGGTSGLVTLEDVIEEIVGDINDEFDDDDVSYSKIDSNNYIFEGKTTIKDFCKVLDDEDEDIFEDEKGESETLAGFILEISGKFPKKADKINFKNYTFTIQALDKKRIKQIKVTKNA
- the gldD gene encoding gliding motility lipoprotein GldD codes for the protein MRRLLFLISFSLFIGCKEDTLPKPKAFLGLSYPEKHYKELPLQRPYTFKILNNTTVVDAPDNWVTIKYPKLKATLDITYRPVNNNLTELLTEAEKLVFKHTLKAAQIIPKDFINEQKNVFGSLYEITGNAASHLQFHVTDSTKHFLKGALYFYAKPNYDSILPAVSYIKEDVLHLIESLEWKDIQP
- a CDS encoding MutS-related protein produces the protein MKTPLEFYKNQINVLEKEADKHQRTSVFFSILRFFIFLVTCFSVYYYFGEFPTIIICAFLGILFFIFIVIKQLKVKRLHKITIEKLRINKLEIEVLNGNFYQLPTGKEFSDSLHFYSNDIDLFGKGSFFQYINRTSTIKGKQVLANIITENTTELIIEKQEVVKELSKKVAFRQHFAALAGIEKGATDDYNISDWIQNYTLTLPKYISKIQLLFSTISIILIVSVSLKLMAFNWLVIWFFLGLFTTAKFVKKTNTIYTETNLAKATFKQYHPLLHEIETAFFRSKILKEKQQTINSNTQKASAIFKKFSRILDNFDQRNNIIIAITGNGLFLTDIYHSHKVEKWLLSHKNTVKEWFEVVAFFDAQNSLANLYFNKPSYTFPIISSEKNSVSAEKLGHPLLNNSKRIDNNFTIQKGHFFIITGANMAGKSTFLRTVSLAIVMANCGLPVCAKSFYYHPTKLITSMRTSDSLSEDTSYFYSELKRLKFIVNTIKNEDFFIILDEILKGTNSKDKAIGSKKFVEKLNTSKSTGIIATHDVSLCDLEKDFSTIKNYYFDAEINNNELHFDYILKDGICKNMNASFLLEKMEII
- a CDS encoding HesA/MoeB/ThiF family protein; this translates as MKPTKKVLFNRQITLSEIGEAGQEKLQNSEILVVGCGGLGGAIAVHLATSGIGKIHLIDFDIVTTSNLHRQVFYTLKDVGKYKVNVLAKAIKKRAPYTKITTTNKAIHKDNVLTILKKASIVVDGTDSLPTKYLLNDACVLLGKPLVYGSLYKFDGYVATFNIAEKNGNYSANLRDAFPEIATDIPNCEEAGTLNTIVGIIALQQVNEVLKLVTGIGKLLTNQILIYNTLQNSQLKMSIKSIFSKHRIAKIFENENYTISTCKIQDKNLLISADQLKEKLSFKDGNLEIIAVLRNLKLPFKVQQTISIESFEASKININFSKTYVMVCQKGINSYKATELLKKEHPSLRVFSLKGGILNYK
- a CDS encoding MOSC domain-containing protein, with product MKVVSTNIGERKEVNWKGKKFTTGIYKYPVNTPIFLNKEGVNNDEISDKKYHGGILQAVYAYSLEHYKFWKEKYPSTEFNYGMFGENLTISNLEETTIHSGDTFKVGEAIIEATIQRDPCYKLGARFNDMKIVKQFWNTTFCGVYFKVIKPGTVKKGDELIQLTSCLNNPTIANLYLQKKEQLKTTK
- a CDS encoding enoyl-CoA hydratase/isomerase family protein; this translates as MTTTRQNGSLYTHIHAKIATIEFGHPASNSFPIKLLERLQKELITVGKNPDVAVIILKSEGKKTFCAGASFDELIAITNKDEGKLFFNGFANVINAMRTCGKLIIGSVQGKAVGGGVGLIAACDYAMATENASIKLSELTIGIGPFVIEPIVTRKIGVAATATLTLDATQWQNAYWAKEKGLYSRVFETKKALDEEVILFAEKLASYNKEALSEMKNVLWYGTENWNELLSERAEISGKLVLSAFTKKAIEKFKK